In Streptomyces puniciscabiei, a single genomic region encodes these proteins:
- a CDS encoding nucleotidyltransferase domain-containing protein: MIDDLDIDLKPVVAQQPDPMLFATVSGAHLYGFPSQDSDVDLRGVHLLPAADLVGLREPDETRSRTWVRYGVELDLVTHDLRKFVRLMLRRNGYVLEQLLSPLVVHTGDTHRELAALAPGVLTGHHAHHYRGFAVTQWRLFEKTGELKPLLYTFRVLLTGIHLMRSGEVQAHLPTLLDLVDAPAYVPELIAAKAEQEHGTASIGHARVEADVERLHAVLDEAQAASALPDAPSAYDALHDLVVRVRLQG, from the coding sequence ATGATCGACGACCTCGACATCGACCTGAAGCCCGTGGTCGCGCAGCAGCCCGACCCCATGCTGTTCGCGACCGTGTCCGGAGCCCACCTGTACGGCTTCCCCTCGCAGGACTCGGACGTGGACCTGCGGGGCGTCCATCTGCTCCCGGCGGCCGACCTCGTCGGGCTGCGCGAGCCGGACGAGACCCGCTCGCGTACCTGGGTGCGCTACGGCGTCGAGCTGGACCTCGTCACCCACGACCTGCGCAAGTTCGTACGGCTGATGCTGCGCCGCAACGGCTATGTGCTGGAGCAGTTGCTCTCGCCGCTGGTCGTGCACACCGGGGACACGCACCGGGAGCTGGCCGCGCTCGCCCCCGGTGTCCTCACCGGCCACCACGCCCACCACTACCGGGGTTTCGCGGTGACCCAGTGGCGGCTGTTCGAGAAGACCGGCGAACTCAAGCCGCTGCTCTACACGTTCCGGGTGCTGCTCACCGGCATCCACCTCATGCGCAGCGGCGAGGTGCAGGCCCACCTGCCCACCCTGCTGGACCTGGTGGACGCTCCCGCCTACGTGCCCGAGCTGATAGCGGCCAAGGCGGAGCAGGAGCACGGGACGGCGAGCATCGGCCACGCGCGCGTGGAGGCCGACGTGGAGCGGCTGCACGCCGTGCTCGACGAGGCGCAGGCCGCCTCAGCCCTGCCCGACGCGCCGAGCGCCTACGACGCCCTGCACGACCTCGTGGTCCGCGTCCGCCTGCAGGGCTGA
- a CDS encoding nucleotidyltransferase domain-containing protein translates to MQPETLVRDHTVYSCVMGSRAFGLATDTSDTDRRGVFLAPTPLFWRFEKPPTHVEGPGEERFSWELERFCELALRGNPNILECLHSPLVEQVDDTGRELLSLRGAFLSRRSYDTFTRYALGQRKKLDADVRTHGAPRWKHAMHLLRLLMSARDLLRTGELRIDVGDRREPLLAVKRGEMPWPAVEAWMVRLADEAEEALRATPLPPEPDHARVADFLFRARRASALQADADHEVVQGVVGARRVGQG, encoded by the coding sequence ATGCAGCCCGAGACCCTGGTCCGCGACCACACCGTCTACTCCTGCGTGATGGGTTCCCGGGCCTTCGGTCTGGCGACGGACACGAGCGACACCGACCGGCGGGGCGTGTTCCTCGCCCCCACTCCCCTGTTCTGGCGGTTCGAGAAGCCGCCCACGCATGTGGAGGGGCCGGGCGAGGAGCGGTTCTCCTGGGAGCTGGAGCGGTTCTGCGAGCTGGCGCTGCGCGGCAACCCGAACATCCTGGAGTGCCTGCACTCGCCGCTGGTGGAGCAGGTGGACGACACCGGCCGGGAGCTGCTGTCCCTGCGCGGTGCCTTCCTCTCCCGCCGGTCCTACGACACCTTCACCCGCTATGCCCTCGGCCAGCGCAAGAAGCTCGACGCCGACGTCCGTACGCACGGCGCCCCGCGCTGGAAGCACGCCATGCATCTGCTGCGCCTGCTGATGAGCGCCCGCGACCTGCTGCGCACCGGCGAGCTGCGGATCGACGTCGGGGACCGGCGGGAGCCGTTGCTCGCGGTGAAGCGGGGCGAGATGCCATGGCCGGCCGTCGAGGCGTGGATGGTCCGGCTGGCGGACGAGGCCGAGGAAGCCCTTCGGGCCACCCCGCTCCCGCCCGAGCCGGACCACGCGCGCGTGGCCGACTTCCTGTTCCGGGCGCGCCGCGCCTCAGCCCTGCAGGCGGACGCGGACCACGAGGTCGTGCAGGGCGTCGTAGGCGCTCGGCGCGTCGGGCAGGGCTGA
- a CDS encoding Rieske (2Fe-2S) protein, with protein MTEGATRRTVLATGAAAIVAPVAACGGNADGSSGGDLGSTSDIPEGGGKVFKEQKVVVTQPQKGDFKAFSAICTHLGCTVNRVANGTIDCPCHGSRFHIADGSVAHGPATRPLPAKSIKVQGNSIKLT; from the coding sequence ATGACTGAGGGCGCGACGCGGCGCACGGTTCTGGCGACGGGCGCGGCGGCGATCGTCGCACCTGTCGCGGCATGCGGCGGCAACGCCGACGGATCCAGTGGCGGGGACCTGGGCAGTACCAGTGACATCCCGGAGGGCGGCGGCAAAGTCTTCAAGGAGCAGAAGGTCGTCGTCACCCAGCCCCAGAAGGGCGACTTCAAGGCCTTCTCGGCGATCTGCACGCACCTGGGCTGCACGGTCAACAGGGTCGCGAACGGCACCATCGACTGCCCATGTCACGGCAGCAGGTTCCACATCGCCGACGGCTCGGTGGCCCACGGACCCGCGACCAGGCCGCTGCCCGCGAAGTCGATCAAGGTGCAGGGAAATTCGATCAAACTGACCTGA
- the aroH gene encoding chorismate mutase, producing MAVRAVRGAVQLERDEAGHMDEQVGALITAVLERNGLTADDLISIWFTATPDLHSDFPAAAARKLGIVDVPLICAQELDIEGAMPRVVRLLAHIESDRPRADINHVYLGAAAALRKDIAQ from the coding sequence GTGGCGGTACGAGCGGTCCGGGGAGCCGTCCAACTCGAGCGGGACGAGGCCGGGCACATGGACGAGCAGGTCGGAGCCCTGATCACCGCCGTCCTGGAGCGGAACGGACTGACCGCGGACGACCTGATCAGCATCTGGTTCACGGCCACCCCCGACCTGCACAGCGACTTCCCGGCCGCCGCCGCGCGCAAGCTCGGCATCGTCGACGTGCCCCTGATCTGCGCCCAGGAACTGGACATCGAGGGCGCCATGCCCCGGGTCGTACGGCTCCTCGCGCACATCGAGTCGGACCGGCCCCGCGCCGACATCAACCACGTCTACCTCGGCGCCGCGGCCGCCCTGCGCAAGGACATCGCCCAGTGA
- a CDS encoding prephenate dehydrogenase produces the protein MRTALVIGTGLIGTSAALALVQRGVTVHLADHDPEQARTAAALGAGTDEAPEGPVDLAVVAAPPAHVAGVLADVMRRGVARGYVDVASVKGGPRRELQALGLDLSAYIGTHPMSGREKSGPLAATADLFEGRPWVLTPTRDTDTEVLNLALELVSHCRAVPVVMDADAHDRAVALVSHMPHLVSSMVAARLEHAEEAAVRLCGQGIRDVTRIAASDPRMWIDILSANPGPVADLLSDVAADLSGTVEALRALQSSDEAKRREGTAGIEDVLRRGNAGQVRVPGKHGSAPRVYETVAVLIDDQPGQLARIFADAGRAGVNIEDVRIEHATGQQAGLVQLMVEPKAAPVLKEALRERGWALRQ, from the coding sequence GTGAGAACCGCACTCGTCATCGGCACCGGCCTGATCGGCACCTCCGCCGCCCTGGCCCTCGTGCAGCGCGGCGTCACCGTCCACCTGGCCGACCACGACCCCGAGCAGGCCCGTACGGCCGCCGCGCTCGGCGCAGGCACCGACGAGGCCCCCGAGGGCCCGGTCGACCTGGCGGTCGTGGCCGCCCCGCCCGCCCATGTGGCCGGCGTCCTCGCCGACGTCATGCGCCGGGGCGTGGCCCGCGGCTATGTCGACGTGGCCAGCGTCAAGGGCGGCCCGCGCCGCGAGCTTCAGGCGCTCGGCCTGGACCTGTCGGCGTACATCGGCACGCACCCCATGTCCGGCCGGGAGAAGTCCGGCCCGCTGGCCGCGACCGCCGACCTCTTCGAGGGCCGCCCCTGGGTGCTCACCCCGACCCGGGACACCGACACCGAGGTGCTGAACCTCGCCCTGGAGCTGGTCTCCCACTGCCGGGCCGTCCCGGTCGTCATGGACGCCGACGCCCACGACCGCGCCGTCGCCCTCGTCTCCCACATGCCCCACCTGGTCTCCAGCATGGTCGCCGCGCGCCTGGAGCACGCCGAGGAGGCCGCCGTACGGCTGTGCGGGCAGGGCATCCGGGACGTGACCCGGATCGCCGCCTCCGACCCGCGCATGTGGATCGACATCCTCTCCGCGAACCCCGGCCCGGTCGCCGACCTGCTCTCCGACGTGGCCGCCGACCTGAGCGGGACCGTCGAGGCGCTGCGCGCCCTGCAGTCCTCCGACGAGGCCAAGCGGCGCGAGGGCACCGCCGGCATCGAGGACGTGCTGCGCCGCGGGAACGCGGGCCAGGTGCGGGTACCCGGCAAGCACGGGTCCGCTCCCCGGGTCTACGAGACCGTGGCCGTGCTCATCGACGACCAGCCCGGGCAGCTGGCCCGCATCTTCGCCGACGCGGGACGCGCCGGGGTCAACATCGAGGACGTCCGCATCGAGCACGCGACCGGACAGCAGGCGGGTCTGGTTCAGCTCATGGTCGAGCCGAAGGCGGCGCCGGTGCTGAAGGAGGCGCTGCGGGAGCGGGGCTGGGCGCTGCGGCAGTAG
- the cmk gene encoding (d)CMP kinase: MENGAAPTAKPVIVAIDGPSGTGKSSTSKAVAAQLGLSYLDTGAQYRAITWWMVTNGIDLEDPTAIAAVAGKPELVSGTDPAAPTITVDGVDVAGPIRTQEVTSKVSAVSAVPEVRTRITELQRSIAAGAEHGIVVEGRDIGTTVLPDADLKIFLTASPEARAARRSGELKGADLHTTREALIKRDAADSSRKTSPLAKADDAVEVDTTELTLAQVIECVVTLVEEKRTGK, translated from the coding sequence GTGGAAAACGGCGCCGCCCCGACCGCCAAGCCCGTGATCGTCGCGATCGACGGCCCCTCCGGCACGGGCAAGTCGAGCACGTCGAAGGCCGTCGCCGCACAGCTCGGCCTGAGCTACCTGGACACCGGCGCCCAGTACCGGGCGATCACCTGGTGGATGGTGACCAACGGCATCGACCTGGAGGACCCGACCGCCATCGCCGCCGTCGCGGGCAAGCCGGAGCTCGTCTCCGGCACCGACCCGGCCGCCCCGACCATCACGGTCGACGGCGTCGACGTGGCGGGCCCGATCCGCACCCAGGAGGTCACCTCCAAGGTCAGCGCGGTCAGCGCGGTCCCCGAGGTGCGCACCCGGATCACCGAGCTGCAGCGCTCGATCGCCGCCGGCGCCGAGCACGGCATCGTGGTCGAGGGCCGTGACATCGGTACGACCGTCCTCCCGGACGCCGACCTGAAGATCTTCCTCACCGCCTCCCCGGAGGCCCGGGCGGCCCGCCGCAGCGGCGAGCTGAAGGGTGCCGACCTCCACACCACCCGCGAGGCCCTGATCAAGCGGGACGCCGCCGACTCCTCCCGCAAGACCTCGCCCCTCGCCAAGGCCGACGACGCGGTCGAGGTGGACACCACCGAGCTCACCCTCGCCCAGGTCATCGAGTGCGTCGTCACCCTGGTCGAGGAGAAGCGGACCGGGAAGTGA
- a CDS encoding lysophospholipid acyltransferase family protein: MYGLFRPRVLGAWKVPATGPVIFAVNHSHNIDGPMVMGVAPRPTHFLIKKEAFVGPLEPFLTGIGQLKVDRATADRTAITQALGVLEAGGVLGIFPEGTRGEGDFASLRAGLAYFAVRSGAPIVPVAVLGSSERRGRLIKGLPPLRSRVDVVFGDPFEAGDGSGRRTRRALDEATERIQKQLTSHLENARRLTGRQATLE, from the coding sequence ATGTACGGCCTGTTCAGGCCGCGCGTGCTCGGCGCCTGGAAGGTGCCGGCCACCGGCCCGGTGATCTTCGCGGTGAACCACTCCCACAACATCGACGGCCCGATGGTCATGGGCGTGGCACCCCGGCCGACGCATTTCCTGATCAAGAAGGAGGCGTTCGTCGGCCCGCTGGAGCCCTTCCTGACCGGCATCGGCCAGCTGAAGGTGGACCGCGCCACCGCCGACCGCACCGCGATCACCCAGGCCCTGGGTGTGCTGGAGGCCGGGGGAGTGCTGGGCATCTTCCCGGAGGGCACCCGGGGCGAGGGCGACTTCGCCTCGCTGCGCGCCGGGCTCGCCTACTTCGCCGTACGCAGCGGGGCGCCGATCGTCCCCGTCGCCGTACTGGGAAGTTCCGAGAGGCGGGGACGGTTGATAAAGGGGCTCCCGCCCCTGCGCTCCCGCGTCGACGTCGTGTTCGGCGATCCCTTCGAAGCGGGCGACGGCAGCGGGCGGCGCACCCGAAGGGCGCTGGACGAGGCGACCGAGCGCATCCAGAAGCAGCTCACCAGCCACCTGGAAAACGCCAGGCGCCTGACCGGGCGCCAGGCGACACTTGAGTAG
- the der gene encoding ribosome biogenesis GTPase Der, with the protein MNDDIQPGDSAEHEYDHGALGDAEYAEFMELAAEEGFDIEDVEGAIEAAGHGPLPVLAVVGRPNVGKSTLVNRIIGRREAVVEDKPGVTRDRVTYEAEWAGRRFKVVDTGGWEQDVLGIDASVAAQAEYAIEAADAVVFVVDAKVGATDTDEAVVRLLRKAGKPVVLCANKVDGPSGEADAAYLWSLGLGEPHPVSALHGRGTGDMLDAVLEVLPDAPRETFGGAGIGGPRRIALIGRPNVGKSSLLNKVAGEERVVVNELAGTTRDPVDELIELGGVTWKFVDTAGIRKRVHLQQGADYYASLRTAAAVEKAEVAVILIDASESISVQDQRIVTMAVEAGRAVVIAYNKWDTLDEERRYYLEREIETELGQVAWAPRVNVSARTGRHMEKLVPAIETALAGWETRVPTGRLNAFLGELVSAHPHPIRGGKQPRILFGTQAGTKPPRFVLFASGFIEAGYRRFIERRLREEFGFEGTPIHISVRVREKRGTKKK; encoded by the coding sequence ATGAACGACGACATCCAGCCCGGCGACTCGGCTGAGCACGAGTACGACCACGGGGCTCTCGGCGACGCCGAGTACGCGGAGTTCATGGAGCTCGCCGCGGAAGAGGGCTTCGACATCGAGGACGTCGAGGGCGCCATCGAGGCGGCGGGCCACGGTCCGCTGCCCGTGCTCGCCGTCGTCGGCCGCCCCAATGTCGGCAAGTCGACCCTGGTGAACCGGATCATCGGCCGCCGCGAGGCGGTCGTCGAGGACAAGCCCGGTGTCACCCGTGACCGCGTCACCTACGAGGCCGAGTGGGCCGGCCGCCGCTTCAAGGTCGTCGACACCGGCGGCTGGGAGCAGGACGTCCTCGGCATCGACGCCTCCGTGGCCGCCCAGGCCGAGTACGCGATCGAGGCGGCCGACGCGGTCGTCTTCGTCGTGGACGCCAAGGTCGGCGCGACCGACACCGACGAGGCGGTCGTACGGCTGCTGCGCAAGGCCGGCAAGCCGGTCGTGCTGTGCGCCAACAAGGTCGACGGCCCGAGCGGCGAGGCCGACGCGGCCTACCTGTGGAGCCTCGGCCTCGGCGAACCGCACCCCGTCTCCGCGCTGCACGGCCGCGGCACCGGCGACATGCTGGACGCGGTCCTGGAGGTGCTGCCGGACGCGCCGCGCGAGACCTTCGGCGGGGCCGGCATCGGCGGCCCGCGCCGCATCGCCCTGATCGGCCGCCCGAACGTCGGCAAGTCCTCCCTGCTGAACAAGGTGGCCGGCGAGGAGCGCGTCGTCGTCAACGAGCTGGCCGGCACCACCCGCGACCCGGTCGACGAGCTGATCGAACTGGGCGGCGTGACCTGGAAGTTCGTCGACACGGCGGGCATCCGCAAGCGCGTCCACCTCCAGCAGGGCGCCGACTACTACGCCTCCCTGCGTACGGCGGCGGCGGTGGAGAAGGCGGAGGTCGCCGTCATCCTGATCGACGCCTCCGAGAGCATCTCCGTGCAGGACCAGCGGATCGTCACCATGGCCGTCGAGGCGGGCCGCGCGGTGGTCATCGCCTACAACAAGTGGGACACCCTCGACGAGGAGCGCCGCTACTACCTGGAGCGGGAGATCGAGACCGAGCTCGGCCAGGTCGCCTGGGCCCCGCGGGTGAACGTCTCGGCGCGCACCGGCCGCCACATGGAGAAGCTGGTCCCGGCCATCGAGACCGCGCTGGCAGGCTGGGAGACCCGCGTCCCCACCGGCCGCCTGAACGCCTTCCTCGGCGAGCTGGTCTCGGCCCACCCGCACCCCATCCGGGGCGGCAAGCAGCCGCGCATCCTGTTCGGCACCCAGGCCGGCACCAAGCCCCCGCGCTTCGTCCTCTTCGCCTCCGGCTTCATCGAGGCGGGCTACCGGCGCTTCATCGAGCGCCGCCTGCGCGAGGAGTTCGGCTTCGAGGGCACCCCGATCCACATCTCGGTGCGGGTGCGCGAGAAGCGCGGCACGAAGAAGAAGTAA
- a CDS encoding transglycosylase family protein: MSECADTTRNTARPEGARKGRTTAALAGAALLAPLGLLAATGNAAAADNGVWDRIAQCESGGNWHINTGNGYYGGLQFSAGTWRAYGGTAYAPTADQASRSAQIAVAAKVQQAQGWGAWPVCSARAGASGAAPAAATTGTGVDKGSVTTKSDPAKSAPTRSAPAKTPDRPAGHTNRSESRGTGDYTVRAGDTLSVIAERHGTTWQRIYADNKKVIGEDPNLILPGQRLAL, from the coding sequence ATGTCCGAGTGTGCCGATACCACCCGCAACACCGCCCGTCCCGAGGGTGCCCGCAAGGGCCGTACGACGGCCGCGCTGGCCGGAGCCGCGCTGCTGGCCCCGCTGGGCCTGCTGGCCGCCACCGGCAACGCCGCCGCGGCGGACAACGGAGTGTGGGACCGCATCGCCCAGTGCGAGAGCGGCGGCAACTGGCACATCAACACCGGCAACGGCTACTACGGCGGGCTCCAGTTCTCCGCCGGCACCTGGCGCGCGTACGGCGGCACCGCCTACGCCCCGACGGCCGACCAGGCCTCCAGGAGCGCCCAGATCGCCGTCGCCGCCAAGGTCCAGCAGGCCCAGGGCTGGGGAGCCTGGCCGGTCTGCTCGGCCCGCGCCGGAGCCTCCGGCGCAGCCCCGGCGGCCGCGACCACCGGTACGGGCGTCGACAAGGGCAGCGTGACGACGAAGTCCGACCCGGCCAAGTCCGCCCCGACCCGGTCCGCCCCGGCGAAGACGCCGGACCGCCCGGCCGGCCACACCAACCGCAGCGAGTCCCGCGGCACGGGTGACTACACCGTCCGCGCGGGCGACACCCTGAGCGTCATCGCCGAGCGGCACGGGACCACCTGGCAGCGGATCTACGCCGACAACAAGAAGGTCATCGGCGAGGACCCGAACCTGATCCTGCCCGGCCAGCGCCTCGCGCTCTGA
- a CDS encoding helix-turn-helix transcriptional regulator, protein MLETSARLLRLLSLLQAHREWSGAELADRLGVTTRTVRRDVDRLRELGYPVNASPGTGGGYQLGAGAQLPPLLLDDDEAVAVAVGLRTAAGQGIEGIGETSVRALAKLEQVLPDRLRRRVSALNAFTVPMLRGGPPAADVDPALLTELANLCRDAERLRFAYRTHDGADSRRTVEPHRLVCTERRWYLVAWDVDRADWRTFRVDRITPRPPHGPRFTPREPPAEDLAAYVSTGVSTRAYATHSCVRLLVPLHEAAERISPSAGTLEADGEDACLLRSGAPNLEVMVIHVLMTGFPFEVIEPAELTEEISRLRDRLDAALARGTAAAPSRRTPGGAGRTPGTPSGSGAG, encoded by the coding sequence ATGTTGGAGACCTCGGCACGCCTGCTGCGCCTGCTCTCGCTGCTCCAGGCCCACCGCGAGTGGTCCGGCGCCGAACTCGCCGACCGGCTCGGCGTCACGACGCGCACGGTCCGCCGGGACGTGGACCGGCTGCGCGAGCTGGGCTACCCGGTCAACGCCAGCCCCGGCACCGGCGGCGGCTACCAGCTGGGCGCGGGCGCCCAGCTCCCTCCGCTGCTGCTGGACGACGACGAGGCCGTGGCCGTGGCCGTCGGCCTGCGCACCGCCGCCGGGCAGGGCATCGAGGGCATCGGCGAGACCTCCGTACGCGCCCTCGCCAAGCTCGAACAGGTGCTGCCGGACCGGCTGCGCCGCCGGGTGAGCGCCCTGAACGCCTTCACCGTGCCGATGCTGCGCGGCGGCCCGCCGGCCGCGGACGTCGACCCGGCGCTCCTCACCGAACTGGCCAACCTGTGCCGGGACGCCGAGCGGCTGCGCTTCGCGTACCGCACGCACGACGGCGCCGACAGCCGCCGTACCGTCGAGCCGCACCGGCTGGTGTGCACCGAGCGGCGCTGGTACCTGGTCGCCTGGGACGTCGACCGGGCGGACTGGCGGACCTTCCGCGTCGACCGCATCACCCCCAGGCCGCCGCACGGGCCCCGCTTCACCCCGCGCGAGCCGCCCGCCGAGGACCTGGCCGCCTACGTCTCGACGGGGGTCTCCACGCGCGCGTACGCCACGCACTCCTGCGTACGGCTGCTGGTGCCGCTGCACGAGGCCGCCGAGCGGATCTCGCCGTCCGCCGGGACGCTGGAGGCCGACGGCGAGGACGCCTGCCTCCTGCGCAGCGGCGCGCCGAACCTGGAGGTGATGGTCATTCACGTCCTGATGACCGGCTTCCCCTTCGAGGTGATCGAGCCCGCCGAGCTGACCGAGGAGATCAGCCGGCTCCGGGACCGGCTCGATGCGGCTCTGGCGCGGGGTACGGCTGCTGCTCCTTCTCGGCGTACTCCGGGTGGTGCAGGTCGAACGCCGGGGACTCCGAGCGGATCCGGGGCAGGGTGA
- a CDS encoding I78 family peptidase inhibitor, with product MAPIPTPPAEPQDSPEGYVGLDATDAERLARQRGWSTVRSLPPGAIITMEYRVGRLNFEVRDGVVSRAWKG from the coding sequence ATGGCACCGATTCCCACTCCGCCGGCGGAGCCCCAGGACAGTCCCGAAGGGTACGTCGGCCTCGACGCCACGGACGCCGAGCGGCTCGCCCGGCAGCGGGGGTGGTCGACGGTACGGTCACTGCCGCCGGGCGCGATCATCACCATGGAGTACCGGGTGGGGCGGCTGAACTTCGAGGTGCGGGACGGTGTGGTGTCCCGCGCCTGGAAGGGGTAG
- a CDS encoding phosphatase PAP2 family protein, with protein MRTERNLTRRLDRVFARLDREPERPAHIDVPRMSRHRVVLFTATLAFYLAIVWAVVITSWLVRLDWQVMFFRPYQQWPQIHAFLDYYVVLGQRGPTAVMVAAWLGWRSWRQHTLRPLLTLATSLLLLNITVGAAKYGMGRLGPHYATVIGSNEMMRGGDIFPSGHTANAVVTWGILAYLASTPRARRWLSALSAITSLGVGLTTVYLGTHWLSDVLLGWAAGLLILLALPWFEPLIAKAEDALFDLRDRWRARRGRPVPEPVVPVTPVVLRPRGAPAEQPAPAPEPVASTRASRGLVHLAPGPHTTRSERTPVTPAGSRRPPHTDHRLPRGTTQPVRPLTGG; from the coding sequence GTGCGTACCGAACGAAACCTCACCCGGCGTCTGGACCGGGTGTTCGCCAGACTCGACCGTGAGCCGGAACGACCGGCCCACATCGATGTGCCAAGGATGAGCAGGCACCGGGTCGTTCTGTTCACCGCGACCCTGGCTTTCTACCTGGCGATCGTGTGGGCCGTGGTGATCACGTCCTGGCTGGTCCGGCTCGACTGGCAGGTCATGTTCTTCCGGCCGTACCAGCAGTGGCCGCAGATCCACGCCTTCCTCGACTATTACGTGGTGCTCGGCCAGCGCGGCCCCACCGCGGTGATGGTCGCGGCCTGGCTCGGCTGGCGCTCCTGGCGGCAGCACACCCTGCGTCCGCTGCTCACCCTGGCCACCTCGCTGCTGCTGCTGAACATCACGGTCGGCGCCGCCAAGTACGGCATGGGGCGCCTCGGTCCGCACTACGCGACCGTGATCGGCTCGAACGAGATGATGCGGGGCGGCGATATATTCCCCAGCGGCCACACCGCCAACGCGGTCGTGACCTGGGGCATCCTGGCCTATCTGGCCTCCACCCCGAGAGCGCGCCGCTGGCTGTCCGCGCTCTCCGCGATCACCTCGCTGGGCGTCGGCCTCACCACCGTCTACCTCGGTACGCACTGGCTGAGCGACGTGCTGCTGGGCTGGGCCGCCGGCCTGCTGATCCTGCTGGCCCTGCCGTGGTTCGAGCCGCTGATCGCCAAGGCCGAGGACGCGCTGTTCGACCTGCGCGACCGCTGGCGCGCCCGCCGCGGCCGGCCCGTGCCCGAACCGGTGGTCCCCGTCACGCCGGTGGTGCTCCGGCCGCGCGGCGCCCCGGCCGAGCAGCCGGCCCCGGCGCCCGAGCCCGTCGCCTCGACCCGCGCCTCCAGAGGGCTGGTCCATCTCGCCCCCGGTCCGCACACGACCCGTTCGGAACGCACCCCGGTCACCCCGGCGGGCAGCCGCCGCCCGCCACACACCGACCACCGCCTACCGCGCGGCACGACCCAGCCGGTCAGGCCCCTGACGGGCGGTTGA
- a CDS encoding mannosyltransferase family protein, which yields MTDLDARVAPPRAPLLRRAAPALLGYAAVRALGLVVLALWSAARGKSAYTLLTARWDSLWYTRVAELGYGYEVRLPNGDVHSNLAFFPLLPWLERLGHAVAPLSYADAGFAVSLLASLGAACGIFAVADRVYGPRVGICAVVLWAVLPVGIVQSMAYSESLFTALAAWSLYALLTGRWITAGALAALAGLTRPVGAAVVAAVWVAGVVSFVRDRSVKRTPGAYDDERAPAPTPGVSDGTQAPARAPGAHTAPAWRRVLGMALAPLGAAGYVLWVGQRTGQGVFGYLDVQAGWRNGFDGGYAFARFVADKFTSFPSAFAGAGLIVGVALLLWLYMSGVRGRQPVELLVYTGVVLALALCASSYFGSKPRLLMPAFPVLLPLAGALARLRTSRSVLVTAVLAVATAVYGAFWLNGSGPP from the coding sequence GTGACCGATCTCGACGCGCGCGTGGCCCCACCCCGCGCCCCACTCCTGCGCCGGGCGGCACCGGCCCTCCTGGGCTATGCGGCCGTGCGTGCCCTGGGGCTGGTCGTGCTGGCGCTGTGGAGCGCCGCGCGTGGCAAGAGCGCGTACACCCTGCTGACCGCGCGCTGGGACTCGCTCTGGTACACGCGGGTCGCCGAACTGGGGTACGGCTACGAGGTCCGGCTCCCCAACGGCGACGTGCACTCCAATCTGGCGTTCTTCCCGCTGCTGCCGTGGCTCGAGCGGCTGGGGCACGCGGTCGCACCGCTGTCGTACGCGGACGCCGGCTTCGCCGTCAGCCTGCTCGCCTCGCTCGGCGCGGCCTGCGGGATCTTCGCCGTCGCCGACCGGGTGTACGGCCCCCGGGTGGGGATCTGCGCCGTTGTGCTGTGGGCGGTGCTGCCGGTCGGGATCGTGCAGTCGATGGCGTACAGCGAGTCGCTGTTCACGGCGCTGGCCGCCTGGTCCCTGTACGCGCTGCTGACCGGACGGTGGATCACCGCGGGCGCCCTGGCGGCGCTGGCGGGGCTGACCCGGCCGGTGGGGGCGGCGGTGGTCGCGGCGGTATGGGTGGCGGGCGTGGTCTCGTTCGTGCGGGACCGGAGCGTGAAGCGCACCCCCGGCGCGTACGACGACGAGCGCGCCCCGGCGCCCACGCCGGGCGTGTCCGATGGCACGCAAGCCCCAGCGCGCGCACCGGGCGCACACACCGCCCCCGCATGGCGCCGCGTGCTCGGCATGGCGCTCGCTCCGCTCGGCGCCGCCGGTTATGTGCTCTGGGTCGGGCAGCGGACCGGGCAGGGAGTATTCGGGTACCTGGACGTTCAGGCCGGATGGCGCAACGGGTTCGACGGAGGCTATGCGTTCGCCCGCTTCGTGGCCGACAAGTTCACGTCATTTCCGTCCGCGTTCGCCGGCGCCGGGCTGATCGTCGGGGTGGCCCTGCTGCTGTGGCTGTACATGAGCGGCGTCCGCGGGCGTCAGCCGGTCGAACTGCTGGTGTACACGGGTGTCGTCCTGGCCCTCGCCCTGTGCGCGTCGAGCTACTTCGGCTCCAAGCCGCGGCTGCTGATGCCCGCCTTCCCCGTGCTGCTGCCGCTCGCCGGTGCCCTCGCCCGGCTGCGCACGTCCCGATCCGTGCTGGTCACGGCCGTGTTGGCGGTCGCCACGGCGGTCTACGGGGCGTTCTGGCTGAACGGCTCCGGCCCTCCTTGA